In a genomic window of Lycium ferocissimum isolate CSIRO_LF1 chromosome 9, AGI_CSIRO_Lferr_CH_V1, whole genome shotgun sequence:
- the LOC132030081 gene encoding probable E3 ubiquitin-protein ligase RHC1A, with amino-acid sequence MSSDSCSHWCHSCRQPVNLGRENAVCPNCLGGFVQDLEDIMSSNADNQSQRPRFMASVANFLRRQISATSNSISERGRSDEQRGNLWNPLLIFSGDTPVQMPGEDGALEFLNEALGFRQENGGDYFVGPGVEEFFEEIINRRNLERGAPPPPASRCSIDSLPTVKISKKDVKSDSHCPVCKEKFALGTQAKKLPCKHLYHSDCISPWLQQKSSCPVCRKELIPETSGNDHSSQSESRSSSRENSSQNRERRRPWWNFGSSHSRRSRSTTPAAETSSQTSNQYSNYSEYSNWPFE; translated from the coding sequence ATGTCAAGCGACAGTTGCAGCCACTGGTGTCATAGTTGTAGGCAACCCGTGAATCTCGGAAGAGAAAATGCTGTTTGCCCCAATTGCCTTGGTGGATTTGTTCAAGATCTTGAAGACATAATGAGTAGTAATGCAGACAATCAGAGCCAGAGGCCGAGATTTATGGCATCGGTAGCAAACTTTTTAAGACGACAAATCTCAGCTACAAGTAATAGTATTTCTGAGAGAGGGAGATCTGATGAACAACGAGGAAATTTGTGGAATCCGTTGCTGATTTTCAGTGGTGATACACCTGTTCAGATGCCTGGGGAGGATGGAGCTTTGGAGTTCCTTAATGAGGCTCTTGGCTTCCGACAAGAAAATGGTGGTGATTATTTTGTTGGTCCAGGAGTGGAggaattttttgaagaaattatcAATAGAAGAAATCTCGAGCGTGGTGCTCCTCCTCCTCCTGCCTCAAGATGTTCAATTGATTCCCTGCCAACTGTCAAGATATCGAAAAAGGATGTTAAATCGGATTCCCACTGCCCTGTTTGTAAAGAGAAATTTGCACTGGGGACTCAGGCAAAAAAATTGCCTTGCAAACATTTATATCACTCCGATTGTATCTCCCCATGGCTACAACAGAAGAGTTCATGTCCTGTTTGTAGAAAGGAGCTGATACCCGAAACATCTGGCAATGACCATTCTTCTCAGAGTGAAAGCAGAAGCAGCAGTAGGGAGAACAGTTCTCAGAATCGAGAAAGACGGAGACCATGGTGGAACTTTGGTTCATCTCATTCAAGACGTTCCCGTAGTACTACTCCAGCTGCAGAAACCAGCTCACAGACCAGCAATCAATACAGTAATTACTCCGAGTACTCTAACTGGCCCTTTGAATAA
- the LOC132069354 gene encoding uncharacterized protein LOC132069354, producing the protein MEDGDNVNDHQFPDNVPMLSQLPESSEDSVLDVNPISYFLPTQSSPIVMSHPSSSTDDFSIMYPILADDEVSENPSEPALSLFPEAFENPSEPTFSLFQEVSTVLSLSPPGTPDTSSTIISQDSSAALASSNNASSPKRSFSISLSESGQVSENLAAFKPIANNNPPSSSTASLPSTDLCLSLPYTSDTSSTITTLHCSIGSQDSTAALASSSGNCATKRSLFQESNIRVRKESTNNPKRRRLISQPPPPPVLVEEYWITKKLTKSDVNGASRLLLPRQEVNTYILPFLDKEQQAVISQDGIDVTVLDLDTETEHTLTLKKWLTNSFQLIKAWTTEFVKRRNLKQDDVIAIRWDENNSRFCFRVTRRNQQVAAGV; encoded by the coding sequence ATGGAAGACGGTGATAATGTGAATGATCATCAATTTCCCGACAATGTTCCAATGTTGTCTCAGCTTCCAGAGTCTTCAGAAGATAGTGTTCTAGATGTCAACCCAATTAGCTATTTTCTTCCTACTCAGTCGTCACCAATAGTAATGTCGCATCCTTCTAGTAGTACTGATGATTTCTCTATAATGTACCCCATTCTAGCTGACGACGAAGTTTCTGAAAATCCTTCAGAACCCGCACTTTCTCTGTTTCCAGAAGCTTTTGAAAACCCTTCAGAACCTACTTTTTCTCTGTTTCAAGAAGTTTCCACTGTCCTAAGTCTTTCTCCTCCAGGCACACCCGACACCTCTTCAACTATAATTAGTCAAGATTCTTCTGCAGCATTGGCTTCATCAAACAATGCATCGAGTCCAAAAAGGTCGTTTTCTATTTCACTTTCAGAATCAGGACAAGTTTCTGAAAACTTAGCTGCTTTTAAACCAATTGCAAACAATAATCCTCCTTCGTCATCAACAGCATCGCTGCCGTCCACTGATCTCTGTCTTTCTCTACCGTACACATCCGACACCTCTTCGACTATAACAACTCTTCATTGCTCCATTGGTAGTCAAGATTCTACTGCAGCATTGGCTTCATCATCGGGTAATTGTGCTACAAAAAGGTCGCTGTTCCAAGAATCTAATATTAGGGTAAGAAAAGAATCGACGAACAACCCCAAACGGCGACGTTTAATTTCACAGCCACCACCACCACCGGTGCTGGTGGAAGAGTATTGGATAACTAAGAAGCTGACAAAGAGCGATGTTAATGGAGCTTCAAGGCTTTTATTACCAAGACAAGAAGTGAATACTTACATTTTACCTTTCTTGGATAAGGAACAACAAGCTGTGATTTCCCAAGATGGGATTGACGTGACTGTATTGGATTTGGATACAGAAACAGAACATACTTTGACTCTCAAGAAATGGTTGACTAATAGTTTTCAACTCATCAAAGCATGGACGACTGAGTTTGTGAAAAGAAGGAATTTAAAACAAGATGATGTGATTGCCATTCGTTGGGACGAAAACAATTCAAGATTTTGCTTTCGAGTTACAAGGAGGAATCAACAAGTTGCTGCTGGTGTATGA
- the LOC132030080 gene encoding cyclin-dependent kinase F-4-like isoform X1: MERYQIIKEVGNGTFGNVWRALNKQTGEVVAIKKMKKNYYSWEECINLREVKSLRKMNHPNIVKLKEVVRENDILYFVFEYLECNLYQLMKDRPTLFSESEVRNWCFQVFQGLAYMHRQGYFHRDLKPENLLVSKDIIKIADFGLAREINSQPPYTDYVSTRWYRAPEILLQSPIYGPAVDMWAMGAMMAELFSLRPLFPGSSEADEIYKICSVIGTPTKRDWTQGLQLASDINYQFPQIAGVDLASLVPSASENAISLIKSLCSWDPCKRPTAIDALQHPFFQSCFYVPPSLRAKAAVAKTPPPACMSGALEQKYKWSSGLLHNPKPSGNFSNVKSQVPFNAGVQRKLDMNYQDTMRNDKSLQGSVAQQPKYRPPGRNVPSDPMAGSGVKSFAVSDAAEKLANVSISSGRGPIKQPVVKPMKAGWWHGQQDLFHGRSKEFLPGRSFSRKVAG; the protein is encoded by the exons ATGGAAAG GTACCAGATAATTAAGGAAGTTGGTAATGGTACGTTTGGAAATGTTTGGCGTGCACTTAATAAACAGACTGGTGAAGTG GTTGCGAttaaaaagatgaagaagaactaTTATTCATGGGAAGAATGCATAAACTTGAGAGAGGTCAAG TCTCTGAGAAAAATGAACCATCCGAATATTGTGAAGCTCAAGGAAGTGGTTAGGGAGAATGACATTTTGTACTTCGTGTTTGAATACTTG GAGTGCAATTTATACCAGCTTATGAAGGACAGACCAACGCTTTTCTCAGAATCCGAAGTAAGAAATTGGTGCTTCCAAGTATTTCAGGGTCTTGCTTACATGCATCGACAAGGATATTTTCATCGTGACCTTAAGCCAG AGAACTTGTTGGTTTCGAAAGACATAATTAAAATAGCTGATTTTGGTCTTGCTCGGGAGATCAACTCTCAGCCTCCATATACGGATTACGTATCAACACGTTG GTATCGTGCTCCTGAAATTCTTCTCCAGTCACCAATCTATGGTCCTGCTGTCG ATATGTGGGCAATGGGTGCTATGATGGCTGAGTTGTTTAGTCTTCGTCCTCTGTTTCCGGGTTCAAGCGAAGCAGATGAGATCTACAAAATATGCAGTGTTATAGGGACCCCAACCAAGAGGGACTGGACTCAGGGACTTCAACTTGCTAGTGATATTAACTACCAATTTCCACAG ATTGCTGGTGTAGATCTCGCCTCGCTAGTTCCATCTGCTAGTGAAAATGCTATTAGCCTAATCAAG TCACTTTGCTCATGGGATCCTTGTAAGAGGCCGACGGCGATTGATGCTCTTCAGCATCCTTTCTTCCAG AGTTGCTTTTATGTACCTCCATCACTACGTGCAAAAGCTGCTGTTGCCAAGACTCCTCCTCCTG ctTGCATGAGCGGTGCATTGGAGCAGAAGTACAAGTGGTCGTCTGGCTTGTTGCACAACCCCAAACCTAGTGGCAACTTCTCTAATGTCAAGTCACAGGTGCCCTTTAACGCGG GTGTACAAAGGAAGCTGGATATGAATTATCAG GATACAATGAGGAACGATAAATCCCTGCAAGGCTCTGTAGCCCAGCAACCAAAATATCGACCTCCTGGAAGAAACGTTCCAAGTGATCCAA TGGCTGGTTCTGGAGTGAAGAGTTTTGCTGTTTCTGATGCAGCTGAGAAGCTGGCGAACGTGAGCATTTCTTCTGGTAGAGGACCTATAAAGCAGCCAGTAGTTAAGCCAATGAAAGCAGGATGGTGGCATGGGCAGCAGGACTTGTTCCATGGACGCTCTAAAGAGTTTCTTCCGGGAAGGAGCTTTTCGAGGAAAGTTGCTGGATGA
- the LOC132030083 gene encoding protein BREVIS RADIX-like isoform X2, producing the protein MLTCITCKQKIEDDGGEEGPRGRATPNTKESIKSLTAQIKDIALKVSCAYKCKSSTPTSTYRKGHRPYPDFDSISEGVPYPYQPASSSSTPAWDFTSAGNLRTPRPDPRFARGFSGAGGGVESISQSGSDVVVEDDGQKEWTAQVEPGVQITFVSLPNGGNDLKRIRFSRDMFNKWQAQRWWGENYDRIMELYNVQRFNKQALNTPGRSEDGRDSNYSRLGSAMESPMMTPATNKDWNPSNYHKPSGPTGFPKGDMSYMDASRTTTDSRDEASLSVSNASEMESEWVEQDEPGVYITIRQLVDGTRELRRVRFSREKFGEVHAKQWWEQNRERIQTQYL; encoded by the exons ATGTTGACGTGTATCACGTGTAAGCAAAAGATAGAAGATGATGGAGGTGAAGAAGGACCTCGTGGCCGTGCTACTCCCAATACTAAAGAATCCATTAAAAGCCTCACTGCACAG ATCAAGGATATTGCTTTAAAGGTCTCTTGTGCTTATAAATGCAAGTCTAGCACACCAACAAGTACTTACAGGAAAGGGCATAGACCATATCCTGATTTTGATTCAATATCAGAAGGAGTTCCATATCCTTATCAACCAGCAAGTTCAAGTTCTACTCCAGCTTGGGATTTTACAAGTGCTGGAAATTTAAGGACTCCTAGGCCTGATCCAAGATTTGCTAGAGGATTTAGTGGTGCTGGTGGTGGTGTAGAATCTATTTCTCAGTCTGGTAGTGATGTTGTGGTGGAAGATGATGGGCAAAAAGAGTGGACAGCACAGGTTGAGCCTGGTGTTCAGATCACTTTTGTTTCTCTCCCTAATGGCGGAAATGATCTTAAACGAATCCGATTTAG TCGGGACATGTTCAACAAATGGCAAGCTCAAAGATGGTGGGGTGAGAATTATGACCGAATTATGGAGCTTTATAACGTTCAGAGATTCAATAAACAAGCTCTTAACACACCTGGAAGGTCTGAGGATGGA AGAGATTCTAATTATTCGAGGCTTGGATCGGCGATGGAGAGCCCTATGATGACTCCTGCAACAAATAAGGACTGGAATCCAAGCAATTACCATAAACCATCTGGACCAACTGGTTTCCCAAAGGGTGACATGTCATACATGGACGCGTCAAGGACAACCACTGACTCTAGAGATGAAGCTTCACTTTCTGTTAGTAATGCCAGTGAAATGGAGTCGGAATGGGTAGAACAAGACGAGCCTGGAGTGTATATAACCATCAGACAACTAGTTGATGGCACTAGAGAGCTACGGCGTGTTAGATTCAG TCGAGAGAAGTTCGGGGAGGTGCATGCGAAACAGTGGTGGGAACAGAACAGAGAGAGAATACAAACTCAATACCTTTAA
- the LOC132030083 gene encoding protein Brevis radix-like 1 isoform X1 — MLIIISLRINICICVFFLFLCLSSLKPTLHLPLKSPTDRRAFLRFSHLITLKPTFIVQLILIIKDIALKVSCAYKCKSSTPTSTYRKGHRPYPDFDSISEGVPYPYQPASSSSTPAWDFTSAGNLRTPRPDPRFARGFSGAGGGVESISQSGSDVVVEDDGQKEWTAQVEPGVQITFVSLPNGGNDLKRIRFSRDMFNKWQAQRWWGENYDRIMELYNVQRFNKQALNTPGRSEDGRDSNYSRLGSAMESPMMTPATNKDWNPSNYHKPSGPTGFPKGDMSYMDASRTTTDSRDEASLSVSNASEMESEWVEQDEPGVYITIRQLVDGTRELRRVRFSREKFGEVHAKQWWEQNRERIQTQYL; from the exons atgcttataattattagtcttagaataaatatatgtatatgtgtattttttctctttttgtgcCTTTCCTCGTTAAAGCCCACGCTTCATTTGCCCTTAAAGTCCCCAACGGACCGTAGAGCATTTTTGCGGTTTTCGCATTTGATAACACTTAAACCAACATTCAttgttcaacttatactaata ATCAAGGATATTGCTTTAAAGGTCTCTTGTGCTTATAAATGCAAGTCTAGCACACCAACAAGTACTTACAGGAAAGGGCATAGACCATATCCTGATTTTGATTCAATATCAGAAGGAGTTCCATATCCTTATCAACCAGCAAGTTCAAGTTCTACTCCAGCTTGGGATTTTACAAGTGCTGGAAATTTAAGGACTCCTAGGCCTGATCCAAGATTTGCTAGAGGATTTAGTGGTGCTGGTGGTGGTGTAGAATCTATTTCTCAGTCTGGTAGTGATGTTGTGGTGGAAGATGATGGGCAAAAAGAGTGGACAGCACAGGTTGAGCCTGGTGTTCAGATCACTTTTGTTTCTCTCCCTAATGGCGGAAATGATCTTAAACGAATCCGATTTAG TCGGGACATGTTCAACAAATGGCAAGCTCAAAGATGGTGGGGTGAGAATTATGACCGAATTATGGAGCTTTATAACGTTCAGAGATTCAATAAACAAGCTCTTAACACACCTGGAAGGTCTGAGGATGGA AGAGATTCTAATTATTCGAGGCTTGGATCGGCGATGGAGAGCCCTATGATGACTCCTGCAACAAATAAGGACTGGAATCCAAGCAATTACCATAAACCATCTGGACCAACTGGTTTCCCAAAGGGTGACATGTCATACATGGACGCGTCAAGGACAACCACTGACTCTAGAGATGAAGCTTCACTTTCTGTTAGTAATGCCAGTGAAATGGAGTCGGAATGGGTAGAACAAGACGAGCCTGGAGTGTATATAACCATCAGACAACTAGTTGATGGCACTAGAGAGCTACGGCGTGTTAGATTCAG TCGAGAGAAGTTCGGGGAGGTGCATGCGAAACAGTGGTGGGAACAGAACAGAGAGAGAATACAAACTCAATACCTTTAA
- the LOC132030080 gene encoding cyclin-dependent kinase F-4-like isoform X2, with amino-acid sequence MERYQIIKEVGNGTFGNVWRALNKQTGEVVAIKKMKKNYYSWEECINLREVKSLRKMNHPNIVKLKEVVRENDILYFVFEYLECNLYQLMKDRPTLFSESEVRNWCFQVFQGLAYMHRQGYFHRDLKPENLLVSKDIIKIADFGLAREINSQPPYTDYVSTRWYRAPEILLQSPIYGPAVDMWAMGAMMAELFSLRPLFPGSSEADEIYKICSVIGTPTKRDWTQGLQLASDINYQFPQIAGVDLASLVPSASENAISLIKSLCSWDPCKRPTAIDALQHPFFQSCFYVPPSLRAKAAVAKTPPPACMSGALEQKYKWSSGLLHNPKPSGNFSNVKSQVPFNAGVQRKLDMNYQDTMRNDKSLQGSVAQQPKYRPPGRNVPMAGSGVKSFAVSDAAEKLANVSISSGRGPIKQPVVKPMKAGWWHGQQDLFHGRSKEFLPGRSFSRKVAG; translated from the exons ATGGAAAG GTACCAGATAATTAAGGAAGTTGGTAATGGTACGTTTGGAAATGTTTGGCGTGCACTTAATAAACAGACTGGTGAAGTG GTTGCGAttaaaaagatgaagaagaactaTTATTCATGGGAAGAATGCATAAACTTGAGAGAGGTCAAG TCTCTGAGAAAAATGAACCATCCGAATATTGTGAAGCTCAAGGAAGTGGTTAGGGAGAATGACATTTTGTACTTCGTGTTTGAATACTTG GAGTGCAATTTATACCAGCTTATGAAGGACAGACCAACGCTTTTCTCAGAATCCGAAGTAAGAAATTGGTGCTTCCAAGTATTTCAGGGTCTTGCTTACATGCATCGACAAGGATATTTTCATCGTGACCTTAAGCCAG AGAACTTGTTGGTTTCGAAAGACATAATTAAAATAGCTGATTTTGGTCTTGCTCGGGAGATCAACTCTCAGCCTCCATATACGGATTACGTATCAACACGTTG GTATCGTGCTCCTGAAATTCTTCTCCAGTCACCAATCTATGGTCCTGCTGTCG ATATGTGGGCAATGGGTGCTATGATGGCTGAGTTGTTTAGTCTTCGTCCTCTGTTTCCGGGTTCAAGCGAAGCAGATGAGATCTACAAAATATGCAGTGTTATAGGGACCCCAACCAAGAGGGACTGGACTCAGGGACTTCAACTTGCTAGTGATATTAACTACCAATTTCCACAG ATTGCTGGTGTAGATCTCGCCTCGCTAGTTCCATCTGCTAGTGAAAATGCTATTAGCCTAATCAAG TCACTTTGCTCATGGGATCCTTGTAAGAGGCCGACGGCGATTGATGCTCTTCAGCATCCTTTCTTCCAG AGTTGCTTTTATGTACCTCCATCACTACGTGCAAAAGCTGCTGTTGCCAAGACTCCTCCTCCTG ctTGCATGAGCGGTGCATTGGAGCAGAAGTACAAGTGGTCGTCTGGCTTGTTGCACAACCCCAAACCTAGTGGCAACTTCTCTAATGTCAAGTCACAGGTGCCCTTTAACGCGG GTGTACAAAGGAAGCTGGATATGAATTATCAG GATACAATGAGGAACGATAAATCCCTGCAAGGCTCTGTAGCCCAGCAACCAAAATATCGACCTCCTGGAAGAAACGTTCCAA TGGCTGGTTCTGGAGTGAAGAGTTTTGCTGTTTCTGATGCAGCTGAGAAGCTGGCGAACGTGAGCATTTCTTCTGGTAGAGGACCTATAAAGCAGCCAGTAGTTAAGCCAATGAAAGCAGGATGGTGGCATGGGCAGCAGGACTTGTTCCATGGACGCTCTAAAGAGTTTCTTCCGGGAAGGAGCTTTTCGAGGAAAGTTGCTGGATGA